In Tripterygium wilfordii isolate XIE 37 chromosome 15, ASM1340144v1, whole genome shotgun sequence, one DNA window encodes the following:
- the LOC120016654 gene encoding YTH domain-containing protein ECT2-like isoform X2: MATVAPTADQAAGLLQNLSLDSQAKAFEIPVPTKKPAANQFGSVDLTNVPNGQNQSFERSVTPLLSEYSDPYMCYLQNGYQSAYYFAGYNDTGNEGDDYTRYVNPGGVEMTNGVYGENGSVLFHHGFRYPSYGPYSPATSPVPTIGNDGQLYGPQHYQYPHYFQPMTPSSGPLTPSPVNPSQAELSTSAAADQKPLPVEAVKKNSNSVASGGGLKGNNLSVPFKPAYQNTYNSNNIYGRSALPGGVPPSNQDPRFGFDGARSPIPWLDGFSDGLHRPVTNHGMTPSYPKGLHHPSTMSGLGSAHGYVNRMYPNKLYGQYANSLRTGMGVGSGGYDSRTNGRGWLAVDGKYRPKGRGGYFGYGNENADGLNELNRGPRAKSSKNQKGFAPNTIAVKGQNVPTNAYNVEETEHASVASDREPYNSIDFPEDYSDAKFFIIKSYSEDDVHKSIKYNVWASTPNGNKKLDAAYQESQQNSGGCPVFLFFSVNTSGQFVGLAEMVGPVDFNKNIEYWQQDKWTGCFPVKWHIVKDVPNSLLRHITLENNENKPVTNSRDTQEVKLEQGLKMIKAFKDHSSKTCILDDFIFYETRQKSILEKKAKQQQFQKQVWEGKASPEKKEEANDSPKPLEAVSVVRKDTNTIAQPNGEVKHSENGSVANAGDGLKGSKPVLSEETKTTDGVANGC, encoded by the exons ATGGCCACAGTTGCTCCTACTGCTGATC AAGCTGCAGGTTTGCTGCAAAATTTATCGCTAGATTCTCAGGCGAAGGCTTTTGAAATTCCTGTGCCCACGAAGAAG CCTGCTGCTAATCAATTTGGATCTGTCGATCTGACCAATGTCCCAAATGGTCAAAATCAGTCTTTTGAGCGATCTGTGACCCCATTGCTTTCAGAATATTCTGATCCGTACATGTGCTATCTGCAAAATGGATATCAGTCGGCATATTACTTTGCTG GCTACAATGATACCGGCAATGAGGGGGACGACTATACGAGATATGTGAATCCAGGTGGAGTTGAGATGACTAAT GGGGTTTATGGGGAAAATGGATCTGTCCTGTTTCACCATGGTTTCAGGTATCCGTCATATGGCCCATATTCACCAGCAACATCACCTGTTCCAACCATAGGCAACGATGGACAGCTATATGGGCCTCAACATTACCAATACCCTCACTATTTCCAACCAATGACTCCAAGCAGTGGGCCATTAACTCCTAGTCCAGTCAATCCTTCACAGGCGGAGCTGTCCACCTCAGCAGCTGCTGACCAGAAGCCTTTACCTGTCGAAGCAGTGAAAAAGAATTCTAATAGTGTTGCCAGTGGTGGGGGTTTGAAGGGAAACAATCTTTCAGTTCCCTTTAAACCAGCATATCAAAATACCTATAATTCAAATAATATTTATGGTAGGAGTGCTCTGCCCGGTGGTGTTCCTCCTAGTAATCAAGATCCAAGATTTGGTTTCGATGGAGCTCGCTCGCCTATCCCGTGGCTAGATGGCTTTTCAGATGGTTTGCATAGGCCTGTGACTAACCATGGGATGACTCCTTCATATCCAAAG GGTTTGCACCATCCCAGTACAATGTCTGGCTTGGGTTCGGCTCATGGCTATGTGAACAGGATGTATCCAAACAAATTATATGGCCAATATGCAAACTCCTTGAGGACTGGTATGGGAGTTGGATCTGGTGGTTATGATTCACGAACAAATGGACGTGGATGGCTGGCTGTTGATGGCAAGTATAGACCCAAGGGGCGTGGTGGTTACTTTGGTTATGGCAATGAGAATGCAGATGGATTGAATGAGCTGAACAGGGGACCTAGAGCCAAGAGTTCCAAGAACCAAAAAGGTTTTGCACCCAACACCATAGCAGTCAAGGGGCAGAATGTGCCCACAAATGCATATAATGTTGAGGAGACTGAACATGCTTCTGTAGCTTCAGACAGGGAACCATATAACAGTATAGATTTCCCTGAGGATTATAGTGATGCCAAGTTCTTCATAATCAAGTCCTACAGTGAGGATGATGTCCACAAGAGCATCAAATATAATGTCTGGGCCAGTACACCCAATGGAAACAAGAAGCTTGATGCTGCTTACCAGGAGTCTCAGCAGAACTCTGGTGGCTGCCCtgtatttcttttcttctcg GTAAATACCAGCGGGCAATTTGTTGGTCTTGCTGAGATGGTGGGGCCAGTAGATTTTAACAAGAATATAGAGTATTGGCAACAAGACAAGTGGACAGGCTGTTTTCCTGTGAAGTGGCATATTGTGAAGGATGTGCCAAACAGTTTATTGAGGCACATTACCcttgaaaacaatgaaaataagCCTGTTACTAACAGCCGAGATACTCAAGAG GTCAAGCTAGAACAGGGGCTTAAAATGATAAAAGCATTTAAAGACCATTCCAGTAAAACATGCATTTtggatgattttattttttatgagacTAGGCAGAAGTCGATCCTGGAGAAGAAGGCTAAGCAACAGCAGTTCCAGAAACAG GTTTGGGAAGGTAAAGCCAGcccagaaaagaaagaagaggcaAATGATTCTCCAAAACCATTGGAGGCTGTGTCAGTTGTAAGAAAGGATACTAATACTATTGCTCAGCCTAATGGCGAGGTGAAGCATTCTGAGAATGGCTCAGTTGCAAATGCTGGAGATGGCTTAAAGGGTAGCAA
- the LOC120016654 gene encoding YTH domain-containing protein ECT2-like isoform X1 — MATVAPTADQAAGLLQNLSLDSQAKAFEIPVPTKKPAANQFGSVDLTNVPNGQNQSFERSVTPLLSEYSDPYMCYLQNGYQSAYYFAGYNDTGNEGDDYTRYVNPGGVEMTNGVYGENGSVLFHHGFRYPSYGPYSPATSPVPTIGNDGQLYGPQHYQYPHYFQPMTPSSGPLTPSPVNPSQAELSTSAAADQKPLPVEAVKKNSNSVASGGGLKGNNLSVPFKPAYQNTYNSNNIYGRSALPGGVPPSNQDPRFGFDGARSPIPWLDGFSDGLHRPVTNHGMTPSYPKVNNFQSSRNQNFRPNSQFMGLHHPSTMSGLGSAHGYVNRMYPNKLYGQYANSLRTGMGVGSGGYDSRTNGRGWLAVDGKYRPKGRGGYFGYGNENADGLNELNRGPRAKSSKNQKGFAPNTIAVKGQNVPTNAYNVEETEHASVASDREPYNSIDFPEDYSDAKFFIIKSYSEDDVHKSIKYNVWASTPNGNKKLDAAYQESQQNSGGCPVFLFFSVNTSGQFVGLAEMVGPVDFNKNIEYWQQDKWTGCFPVKWHIVKDVPNSLLRHITLENNENKPVTNSRDTQEVKLEQGLKMIKAFKDHSSKTCILDDFIFYETRQKSILEKKAKQQQFQKQVWEGKASPEKKEEANDSPKPLEAVSVVRKDTNTIAQPNGEVKHSENGSVANAGDGLKGSKPVLSEETKTTDGVANGC; from the exons ATGGCCACAGTTGCTCCTACTGCTGATC AAGCTGCAGGTTTGCTGCAAAATTTATCGCTAGATTCTCAGGCGAAGGCTTTTGAAATTCCTGTGCCCACGAAGAAG CCTGCTGCTAATCAATTTGGATCTGTCGATCTGACCAATGTCCCAAATGGTCAAAATCAGTCTTTTGAGCGATCTGTGACCCCATTGCTTTCAGAATATTCTGATCCGTACATGTGCTATCTGCAAAATGGATATCAGTCGGCATATTACTTTGCTG GCTACAATGATACCGGCAATGAGGGGGACGACTATACGAGATATGTGAATCCAGGTGGAGTTGAGATGACTAAT GGGGTTTATGGGGAAAATGGATCTGTCCTGTTTCACCATGGTTTCAGGTATCCGTCATATGGCCCATATTCACCAGCAACATCACCTGTTCCAACCATAGGCAACGATGGACAGCTATATGGGCCTCAACATTACCAATACCCTCACTATTTCCAACCAATGACTCCAAGCAGTGGGCCATTAACTCCTAGTCCAGTCAATCCTTCACAGGCGGAGCTGTCCACCTCAGCAGCTGCTGACCAGAAGCCTTTACCTGTCGAAGCAGTGAAAAAGAATTCTAATAGTGTTGCCAGTGGTGGGGGTTTGAAGGGAAACAATCTTTCAGTTCCCTTTAAACCAGCATATCAAAATACCTATAATTCAAATAATATTTATGGTAGGAGTGCTCTGCCCGGTGGTGTTCCTCCTAGTAATCAAGATCCAAGATTTGGTTTCGATGGAGCTCGCTCGCCTATCCCGTGGCTAGATGGCTTTTCAGATGGTTTGCATAGGCCTGTGACTAACCATGGGATGACTCCTTCATATCCAAAGGTCAACAACTTTCAATCTTCAAGGAATCAGAATTTCCGTCCAAATTCCCAATTTATG GGTTTGCACCATCCCAGTACAATGTCTGGCTTGGGTTCGGCTCATGGCTATGTGAACAGGATGTATCCAAACAAATTATATGGCCAATATGCAAACTCCTTGAGGACTGGTATGGGAGTTGGATCTGGTGGTTATGATTCACGAACAAATGGACGTGGATGGCTGGCTGTTGATGGCAAGTATAGACCCAAGGGGCGTGGTGGTTACTTTGGTTATGGCAATGAGAATGCAGATGGATTGAATGAGCTGAACAGGGGACCTAGAGCCAAGAGTTCCAAGAACCAAAAAGGTTTTGCACCCAACACCATAGCAGTCAAGGGGCAGAATGTGCCCACAAATGCATATAATGTTGAGGAGACTGAACATGCTTCTGTAGCTTCAGACAGGGAACCATATAACAGTATAGATTTCCCTGAGGATTATAGTGATGCCAAGTTCTTCATAATCAAGTCCTACAGTGAGGATGATGTCCACAAGAGCATCAAATATAATGTCTGGGCCAGTACACCCAATGGAAACAAGAAGCTTGATGCTGCTTACCAGGAGTCTCAGCAGAACTCTGGTGGCTGCCCtgtatttcttttcttctcg GTAAATACCAGCGGGCAATTTGTTGGTCTTGCTGAGATGGTGGGGCCAGTAGATTTTAACAAGAATATAGAGTATTGGCAACAAGACAAGTGGACAGGCTGTTTTCCTGTGAAGTGGCATATTGTGAAGGATGTGCCAAACAGTTTATTGAGGCACATTACCcttgaaaacaatgaaaataagCCTGTTACTAACAGCCGAGATACTCAAGAG GTCAAGCTAGAACAGGGGCTTAAAATGATAAAAGCATTTAAAGACCATTCCAGTAAAACATGCATTTtggatgattttattttttatgagacTAGGCAGAAGTCGATCCTGGAGAAGAAGGCTAAGCAACAGCAGTTCCAGAAACAG GTTTGGGAAGGTAAAGCCAGcccagaaaagaaagaagaggcaAATGATTCTCCAAAACCATTGGAGGCTGTGTCAGTTGTAAGAAAGGATACTAATACTATTGCTCAGCCTAATGGCGAGGTGAAGCATTCTGAGAATGGCTCAGTTGCAAATGCTGGAGATGGCTTAAAGGGTAGCAA
- the LOC120016562 gene encoding membrane-bound O-acyltransferase gup1, with protein MSSEGRSRFMRSERTHSRTKELIFLILYVIAFYIFIIRRSFQLSLVHQGKLYGLRPGWLFANSLNDISDAQWRNFRSNLPILTLVFGVFTMMANLMRTSFQLRARGMSFVWLLLSFSYLSYLHGVCIIFILLIASLNFAIVRIFARTKYFQFVIWVLNVSFLICNRVYEGYPFSMFGQRWAYLDSFRGNFRWHICFNFVILRMISFGYDYHWAHQQSHFDQKKHIERCDICKSGRMCYHYQQEKSIQTDKFVFSLYICYLVHAPLYIAGPISSFNAFASQLDMPQKNYSARDVALYGLRWVFCLFLMELMTHWFYYNAFAVSGLWKFLSAMDIFIVGYGVLIFMWLKFLLIWRYFRFWSLMCGIETPENMPKCINNCYNVEDFWKNWHASFNKWLVRYMYIPLGGSQRKLLNIWVIFTFVAIWHDLEWKLLSWAWLTCLFFIPEMLIKAAANAFQAESVIGVLVFRELRAVAGAVTITCLMVANLVGYVIGPSGIDWLISQFLKRDGLPVLGGMFISFYVGTKLMFHIQDAKQCRH; from the coding sequence ATGAGTTCTGAAGGGAGGAGCAGGTTCATGAGGTCTGAAAGAACACACTCAAGGACAAAAGAGTTGATCTTTCTCATCCTGTATGTCATTGCTTTTTATATCTTCATCATCCGTCGCTCCTTCCAGCTATCACTCGTTCACCAAGGCAAGCTCTATGGTTTACGCCCTGGATGGCTCTTTGCTAATAGCCTCAATGACATCTCTGATGCACAATGGAGGAACTTCCGATCCAATTTACCGATTCTTACTCTCGTTTTCGGAGTATTTACAATGATGGCAAATCTGATGAGGACTTCTTTTCAATTGAGAGCTAGGGGAATGTCTTTTGTATGgcttctcctttctttctcATACCTATCTTATCTCCATGGAGTTTGCATCATATTCATCTTGTTAATTGCTTCACTTAATTTTGCTATAGTGAGGATTTTTGCTCGAACAAAATACTTCCAATTTGTCATCTGGGTTCTCAATGTATCTTTCCTTATATGCAATCGTGTTTATGAAGGATATCCATTCTCCATGTTTGGGCAACGCTGGGCATACTTGGACAGTTTCCGTGGCAACTTTAGATGGCACATCTGTTTTAACTTTGTTATCTTGCGCATGATAAGCTTTGGATATGATTACCATTGGGCACATCAGCAGTCTCACTTTGATCAGAAGAAGCACATTGAACGCTGCGATATTTGTAAATCAGGAAGAATGTGCTACCACTATCAACAGGAGAAAAGCATCCAGACTGACAAGTTTGTCTtcagtttgtatatttgttatTTGGTGCATGCACCTCTTTATATTGCTGGGCCAATTTCAAGCTTCAATGCATTTGCTTCACAGCTAGATATGCCTCAGAAAAATTACTCGGCCAGGGATGTGGCTTTGTATGGGTTACGTTGGGTATTCTGTCTATTTCTAATGGAACTAATGACACATTGGTTTTATTATAATGCTTTTGCGGTCAGTGGCTTATGGAAGTTTTTATCTGCTATGGACATATTCATTGTCGGATATGGGGTATTGATCTTCATGTGGTTAAAATTTCTCTTGATTTGGCGGTATTTTCGTTTCTGGTCACTGATGTGCGGTATTGAGACCCCTGAGAATATGCCGAAGTGTATTAATAACTGCTACAACGTGGAAGATTTTTGGAAGAATTGGCATGCTTCTTTTAACAAATGGCTTGTCAGGTACATGTATATTCCTCTTGGTGGATCTCAGCGAAAGCTACTTAATATATGGGTTATATTCACATTTGTTGCTATCTGGCATGACCTAGAGTGGAAGCTGCTTTCCTGGGCATGGTTGACATGCTTGTTTTTTATACCGGAAATGTTAATAAAGGCAGCAGCTAATGCATTTCAGGCTGAGAGTGTTATTGGGGTGCTTGTCTTCCGAGAACTTAGAGCAGTTGCTGGTGCCGTGACCATCACATGTCTCATGGTGGCAAATCTTGTTGGCTATGTTATAGGACCATCAGGCATTGATTGGTTGATTTCCCAATTCCTTAAGAGAGATGGACTCCCTGTCCTTGGTGGCATGTTCATATCATTTTACGTGGGAACAAAGCTCATGTTTCACATTCAAGACGCTAAACAATGCAGACATTAA